DNA sequence from the Ochotona princeps isolate mOchPri1 chromosome 5, mOchPri1.hap1, whole genome shotgun sequence genome:
CCTGCAACAGGGTTCCTGGACCATGAAGAGAGCAGCTGCTATGAGCTTACAAAAGTTCCTCTTGTCAGAGGAGGTGTCTTGGAAAACTTTTCATCCCCAACATGTAGGTTGCAACTCAAACTGtttcagaaaaattttatttcagtttgactAGTCCAAGCCTCTCAAACAGTTTGGTCTggaaataatacatatatactcCCACTGATGCACAGTTTGTAAGGACATTTATGTAGCactaacattttcttttccacaGTTAATCTACTGATGAAACTATGTCTACTGGTTTTTATCTGAGTCTTGACCTAGGAGTGTCTTTAATAATATCAGtatgtaaaagaaatgaaaggtgaAGCCCAAGGGGGGAAAAACAGGATTTAAAAGTTTGCTAGGCCATAgtagagagaggaggggaagtgGCACATCTAGGAAGAAGTatctggttcctggctacagatcagctcagctgcagccattgtagccacttggggagtgaaccagcagatgcaagatctttctgtctctggctctccttctttcCACAAATCTGCAtttgcacttcaaataaaaataaataaatctttagggcccagcggcgtggcctagcggctaaagtcctcgccttgaaagccccgggatcccatatgggtgccggttctaatcccggcagctccacttcccatccagctccctgcttgtggcctgggaaagcagttgaggacggcccaatgcattgggacactgcacccgcgtgggagacccggaagaggttccaggttcctggctttggatcagcgcagcaccagcccgttgcggctcacttggggagtgaatcatcggatggaagatcttcctctctgtctctcctcctctctgtatatccggctttccagtaataataaatctttaaaaaaaaataaatctttaaaaaaaaagctgagaaagtaggcctgggaaagcagctagcTATTGTAGGAATTCCCCCACCATTCATTTAGATCAGGATGACTCAATACTAAATCAGTGCATTCATTGCCCGTGGCTTGTAAAGCAAATTTCTTTTACACGTAGTGAGACAGagataggttttttttgtttgtttttctgatagATACAAACGTGTTCATGTAGCTAAATCAAGTGTGGTCCTCCTAAAgatattttgtatttcaaaaaaagaGTTAAATTTCATGTAACTGTGAACCTTTTTAGTTTGCTAACTCAGGCACTCAGTTTTTTCCTTTAGGAATAAAAAGTCTCCAAACATTCATATCATCACAGTTTTCAACTCATTTGTGTAAATGTGGGCAGAATTGCTGAATGCTATGATAAGGCAGTTGACATTTCTTAGAAACTGCCATTTTTCAAAGTAGATGTACCATTTTTCATACTTAGCAGCAAGGACGAAGGGCCACTGTTGCTGCACATATCATTGGCATTCAATCCTGCAGGTTTCGTTCAGACTACAGCCATCTTAATAGGTGATTAGTGGCATCTCACCATTGTTCAGATTTTGATCTCCCTCATAAAAAGGTAGTTaagctctttcttttttaacctaTTGTCATTTGCATAACTTGTTTGGTGAGGTGTCTAATCAGATATTTTAAATCTCTATTTTAGTAGGATTGCTTTTTTATGGTTGCATTTAAAGAACTAATATATTTTGattcaaatcatgcattaatgaggggttttttttggaagcattttctcacattatatacattttcattttctcagccGTGAGTTTTTCATAGAAAGGTTTTCTAATTCATGAGAACACACTacaaggtttgtttttgtttttgtttttttgttttttttgtttttttaccatGTGTTGTGGTTCTTTTGTATCCAAAAATGTCACTGTCAAACCCAACATTGTCCagattttcttctaatttttgaaGAAGTTTTATATATTTGGGTTCAACGTTCAGGCCAATGATTAAGTCTTCGGAAGCATGTAAggatagttgtttttttttcttgatagatTCTTATTCAATTATTCCAGTGTCTTTACATCTGATGGATTGCTTTTACTCTCACATTTAATCTCAGCTGAGTGTATTTGTCTGAGTTCTTTATTATtccacaaatatatttttctgtgaaTACTTCTCTGCCTTAATTGCTATACTTTTATAAGTTCTGAAGTTGAGTAACATCTTGATTCTGACTTTATaattttcttcagtgtttcctTAGATGCTTTGgtctttttcttttacataaaaCCTTTATACTCATTTGTTAATAATTACAGAAAAGGTCACTGAGATTTTGACCagcatttcatttaatttatatCAAGTTGAGAAGAACTGAGATGTTACTATTGAATCTTCCTATGCAGGAGCATGAACTATCTCTCTTAATTTACatcttagttttatttctttcatgaGTAGTTTTCACCATATAGATCCTGCAcatattttgttgtatttataTCCAAGTATTTATTTGGTACTAATGTAAATAGCATTCTAGTTTAACTGCCAGTTAAATTAACTGCTGATATATAGGACAAGAATAAAACTCTGTATACTAACCTTGAATCATGAATTCTTCCtataattgtgtttttttttcagtaagtatTTTCAAATTGCCCTTTAAATTTTGCCTTTGCAATCATGTTAGCCATGAAAAGGAAAACTTAATTTATTCTAGAAACTTAGgccttcttcccattgtcaggcccagcatggccattcccctaccccttatctggtctcgccaagcaggatacagaagcagaaaaagcattaacccttacttttctctttcattcccccattttcttcttgtgaattttaatcttaaaatttactaAGGCATTGGGTATAGCTCTTCCTGTTGCTTTAAAGCTTGATAATGTTGAGTTAATACTAAAGCTTGGGTGACTGAAAGTCGGTCCCGAACAAATTGCTGTAGCCGATTAAAAATACAGGGGCCGACCGATATCACTATTAATAGTCCGGTGAGGGGGCCTAGAAGAGGTAACAGGTACGGTAAAAGACCATTCCATGCCGTCCATAAGGGGTTTTCAGCCAGCTGGCGTCTGCGGTGTTCCAGGTCCTCTTggagcatttttattttatcccGCACTATGCCGGACTTATTGGCATAAAAGCAACATCTTTCTTGTAAAGCTAAGCAAATGCCTCCCTGCTCAGCAGTAAGTAGGTCTAGGCCTCGGCGGTTCTGTAAAACTACTTCTGCCAGGGAGTCTATTTGGTCTTGAATATCTTGGATTGTTGTGGATAAAGTTTGTACGTCATTAATTAGCTGTTGGGACAATTCCCGATATTTATGGACTGCCACTCCTAACCCTGCCGACCCTGTGGCCAAAGCTGAAGAAATTCCTATTGTAACAAACAAGGGAACTAGCTGCACAGCACGCTTCTGCCTGCCGGCTATATAATCAAAGGAAGGAACAGGGACTGGAGAGTCTCCACGAATAACTTCTATATCCGGGAGAAGATATGCCATCGCGCATGCCCCAGTCCAATTTGCAGGGAGCAAGGTATAGGCCAAGTTCTCCCCACATACAAATACAGTGGAATTGGGGGCACATAGGGGGGTGGAGACGTTCATAAAATTTACACAAAAGGTGGCTCGACCGACATCAATGTTCCCAGTTTCGTTATCTGGAGGCTTGTAGAGGCAAGTCTCATTACCAATATTGGGGGCAACCGAAACAATGAAGGGGGACATTGGAAAGCAGGCCTGAGTATCAGAAACTTGGAGGATCTTATCTTGCTGCATACCTATCGCAACTGGGGTGAACGGTCCCTGACGCAAGCAGAGCCAACAGCCCTCCGCAACGTTTGGGTTTGTGGTGTTTAATAATTGATGAGCACCATTGAGAACGTCAGCGGTGTTGGCATCTAGTCCCTCAAGTCCTTTAGAATGGATTCTGGCTAAAGGGTGATAATAAAGTGAGGGATATACGCTATCATATATTTTTTCAAGAGTCCTTTTTGTTTGCTGCTGTCTAATCAAATCTTGTGGGCCTCCACCGTCCGTCATTCCCAAGGGGGCTGTCTGGGACCAACAAACAGTCGTTCCCTTCGTTGGGCACGGTTTTGAGTGGTACCGAGTAGGTGATAACTCGCTTCCAAAGGACCCTTTCCATTCTCCAGTAATGACCGCATAAAGCAGCTGTCTGGGCCCTAGATTACAAGTGCTCCAACTAGAGTAACATGCAGAATGTACAGAGCTATAAACAATTTGGTTGCATTCTCGAGGGCATTCCTCATTGGGCCCCAGGGAACTCGGCCTAGGTTTTGGAACACAAATCCACTGGCCGTTCCCCACACCATTCCTGTGAATGGGAAGGTAGGCTATCTCACTTCCACAGTCTTGTTTATATGTTGGTGATAATCCGTCCGGAACTGTCccgctcctcctgcctcctgcacacccACAAGGTTGGTATTTCTGAAGAAGAATGTGTGCCGTCTGGGGATTATCAAGCCCTGCCTGGGCCCTATCATTTAAAATCACTAAAAGTATCACAGGATAAAAAACTGTTTGTACGATAATAacaggcatcatattaaaacaaaatttaaacttttaaaagtcttagCTTAAGTGGATTTGGGGAACGTTGTACTTTCCAGGCTCCAAGTGGTGGTTCTGCAGTGGAGGGGGAGTCAGTTGGGTCCTGGGGTGGTGCCCTCTTTACATGCGACGCATGAATCCAGGCGGAGATGCCGTCCACTTTCAAGGCGGTGGGAGTGGTGAGGAGGACGGTATACGGCCCCTTCCAACGTGGCTCCAAGGTCTTTGACTGATGTCTCCTCACATACACGAGGTCACCTTCCTtgaaggggtgtgggcaggaCGGCACTTCCTTGTCTCGATAGACTTCCGCAAGGGGCTTCCAGATATGATCTCGCACCACACGGAGAGCCTGGAGATGAGTCTGTAAAGCAGGAGGGTTAGGATACAAAACCGGGTCAAGGCTACACAAGGAAGCCGCGGGAGGCGGGCTCCCATACAAAATTTCAAAGGGAGTGAGTCCATGATGGGCCGGCGTGTTTCTGGCCCTAAAAAGCGCCATAGGTAGGAGCTGCACCCAGTCTTTAGCGCCAGTCTCCAAAGCTAATTTGGTCAAGGTCTCTTTTAAGCTTCTATTCATTCTCTCTAcctgtcctgaactctggggTCTATAGGCACAATGCAATTTCCAATCAATCCCcaaaaccctggccatcatctgaCTTACCTGGGAGACAAAGGCCGGCCCGTTGTCAGACCCAAGTACCTGTGGCAGTCCAAACCGAGGGaatatttcttccaagatctTCTTTACCACCACCTGTGCCGTTTCTTTCTTGGTGGGGTACGCTTCCGTCCACCCAGAGAAGGTGTCCACAAAAACTAGAAGATACTTATAACCGTACATACCTGGACGGACTTCAGTGAAGTCTACTTCCCAACACATTCCTGGACGATGACCCCGTGCTCTCGCCCCAGGGGGGAGCTTGAGTCTCCCTGCATTTACCTGTGCGCATGGTTTGCAAAGATCTACAGTCTCTTGAACTAAACCAGGCAGACGGAGAATGTGGAAGGGGCACTCTTCTTTAGTTAGTAAGGCAAGCATCTTTCTGCGACTCAAATGTGTAAGTTGATGTAGATGCTTTActatttcctttgaatttttaagAGGTAAAGCGACTTTATCTCCGCACTTCCAAGTCCTTGTCTTGGGGTCCCATTCCCCTCCATGTTGTTGTATCAGGGTTTCGTCTGTGCTGGTATATTTTAGGGTCCCAAATTGTCGGACTGTAGTCTCATCTGAGTTAGCGGGTTTTTGAACAATGGTCTCTACCATGACTAATGTCTGAGTCTCTTCAGCTGCCCGTTTAGCAGCCGAGTCTGCCAATTGGTTTCCTTTtgctgttgggtcatttcccttCTGGTGCCCAGGGCAATGGATAATGCTGATTTTCTTGGGGCGAAACAATGCTTGCAAGAGTCCTACAATTTCATCtttgttctttatc
Encoded proteins:
- the LOC131480316 gene encoding syncytin-1-like, which produces MPVIIVQTVFYPVILLVILNDRAQAGLDNPQTAHILLQKYQPCGCAGGRRSGTVPDGLSPTYKQDCGSEIAYLPIHRNGVGNGQWICVPKPRPSSLGPNEECPRECNQIVYSSVHSACYSSWSTCNLGPRQLLYAVITGEWKGSFGSELSPTRYHSKPCPTKGTTVCWSQTAPLGMTDGGGPQDLIRQQQTKRTLEKIYDSVYPSLYYHPLARIHSKGLEGLDANTADVLNGAHQLLNTTNPNVAEGCWLCLRQGPFTPVAIGMQQDKILQVSDTQACFPMSPFIVSVAPNIGNETCLYKPPDNETGNIDVGRATFCVNFMNVSTPLCAPNSTVFVCGENLAYTLLPANWTGACAMAYLLPDIEVIRGDSPVPVPSFDYIAGRQKRAVQLVPLFVTIGISSALATGSAGLGVAVHKYRELSQQLINDVQTLSTTIQDIQDQIDSLAEVVLQNRRGLDLLTAEQGGICLALQERCCFYANKSGIVRDKIKMLQEDLEHRRRQLAENPLWTAWNGLLPYLLPLLGPLTGLLIVISVGPCIFNRLQQFVRDRLSVTQALVLTQHYQALKQQEELYPMP